The Amycolatopsis mongoliensis genome includes a window with the following:
- a CDS encoding Hsp20/alpha crystallin family protein encodes MTSLLPRTGTRVPVLSDLFDAAWPFGEHNLVRIEEVAEEGKYVVRAELPGFDPEKNVHVSAEHGLLTISAIREARTEHKGRSEFRYGSFTRTVTLPKGAETTKIAAVYHNGILEVTVPVTKPEADKQVEIPIKKD; translated from the coding sequence ATGACATCACTGCTGCCGCGGACGGGGACGAGGGTTCCCGTGCTCAGCGACCTGTTCGACGCGGCATGGCCGTTCGGCGAGCACAACCTGGTCCGGATCGAGGAGGTGGCCGAGGAGGGCAAGTACGTCGTGCGTGCCGAGCTCCCCGGCTTCGACCCGGAGAAGAACGTGCACGTGTCGGCGGAGCACGGCCTGCTCACCATCTCGGCCATCCGTGAGGCCCGCACCGAGCACAAGGGCCGCAGCGAGTTCCGCTACGGCTCCTTCACCCGGACGGTGACGCTGCCGAAGGGCGCCGAGACCACGAAGATCGCCGCCGTCTACCACAACGGCATCCTCGAGGTGACGGTTCCGGTCACGAAGCCCGAAGCGGACAAGCAGGTCGAAATCCCGATCAAGAAGGACTGA
- a CDS encoding ABC transporter permease, which yields MSASITIATTRRILTQLRHDPRTVALIIGVPSLLMILLRYVLNSERQFSGIAPALLGIFPFTIMFLLTSITTLRERTTGTFERLMTLPIGKLDLLFGYALAFGLLATLQVLVAAGISLTWLGLDIAGSVWTLLLIVVLDALLGTALGLFVSAFARTEFQAIQFLPVFVLPQFLLCGLFVPRDSMGWVLNAISDVLPLSYAVDALTHVTRSDTIDGTLVRNVAIIAGCAVLALLLGAATLRRRTP from the coding sequence GTGAGCGCCTCGATCACGATCGCCACGACCCGCCGGATCCTCACCCAGCTGCGGCACGACCCGCGCACGGTCGCGCTCATCATCGGCGTGCCCAGCCTGCTGATGATCCTGCTGCGCTACGTCCTGAACTCCGAGCGGCAGTTCAGCGGGATCGCCCCGGCGCTGCTCGGCATCTTCCCGTTCACGATCATGTTCCTGCTCACCTCGATCACCACCCTGCGGGAGCGCACCACCGGCACGTTCGAACGCCTGATGACGCTGCCGATCGGCAAGCTCGACCTGCTCTTCGGCTACGCGCTGGCGTTCGGCCTGCTCGCGACGCTCCAGGTGCTCGTCGCCGCCGGGATCTCCCTGACCTGGCTGGGCCTCGACATCGCCGGGTCGGTCTGGACGCTGCTGCTCATCGTCGTGCTGGACGCGCTCCTCGGGACCGCGCTCGGGCTGTTCGTCAGCGCGTTCGCCCGCACCGAGTTCCAGGCGATCCAGTTCCTGCCCGTGTTCGTGCTGCCGCAGTTCCTGCTCTGCGGGCTCTTCGTGCCGCGCGACTCGATGGGCTGGGTGCTCAACGCGATCTCGGACGTCCTCCCGCTGTCCTACGCGGTGGACGCCCTCACCCACGTGACCCGCTCCGACACGATCGACGGGACGCTGGTCCGCAACGTCGCGATCATCGCCGGCTGCGCGGTGCTCGCCCTGCTGCTGGGCGCGGCCACCCTGCGCCGCCGCACCCCCTGA